A genomic stretch from Algoriphagus halophilus includes:
- a CDS encoding UxaA family hydrolase, with the protein MINKALCLDPTDNVGVALTDLKIGDTFDLNGYKGNIISEVAAKHKFALKEFDSGEEVFMYGTIVGETTKPIQVGEAITLDNIKHKIREFQDEGATYNWNKPNIENIKGKTFLGYQRSDGQVGTANYWLVLPMVFCENTNVKLLQDAFEKALGFAVINPYENQVRNLVAAYQNEKFTESLAEPKIDTNSKVFENIDGIRFLTHDGGCGGTRGDSDTLCALLAGYLNHPNVAGATILSLGCQHAQVAILQDRLNNIQKGAQKPLVICEQQTEGTTDQLLQKAVNETFKGLIEANKIERTPAPISKLVIGLECGGSDGFSGISANPTLGRVSDLVVASGGSAILSEFPELCGAEQPIIDRCVNPTVAEKFIRLMDEYANAAERVGSGFDMNPSPGNIKDGLLTDAIKSCGAAKKGGTAPVSDVLDYTEYVKVPGLNLLCTPGNDVESTTGLAGSGANIILFSTGLGTPTGNPVCPVIKVATNDKLTARMPDIIDFNTGGIISGAESIESCGEKLLDLIIEVASGRIKTKAEQKKNYDFIPWKRGVSL; encoded by the coding sequence ATGATAAACAAAGCACTTTGTTTAGACCCTACGGATAATGTTGGAGTGGCATTAACCGACTTGAAAATAGGTGACACATTTGATCTAAACGGGTATAAGGGAAACATTATCAGCGAAGTAGCTGCAAAACATAAATTTGCTTTAAAGGAATTTGATTCGGGGGAAGAGGTATTCATGTATGGAACCATTGTGGGGGAAACAACAAAGCCCATACAAGTAGGAGAAGCGATTACCTTGGATAATATTAAACATAAAATTCGTGAATTCCAGGATGAAGGAGCCACTTATAATTGGAATAAGCCAAACATAGAAAATATTAAAGGGAAGACGTTTTTAGGGTATCAAAGATCTGATGGTCAAGTAGGTACAGCTAATTATTGGCTTGTTCTACCGATGGTGTTTTGTGAAAATACCAATGTGAAATTACTGCAGGATGCCTTTGAAAAAGCCTTGGGTTTTGCCGTGATCAACCCCTATGAAAACCAAGTAAGAAACCTGGTTGCAGCTTATCAAAATGAAAAATTTACGGAATCGCTTGCGGAACCAAAAATTGATACCAATTCTAAGGTTTTTGAAAACATCGATGGCATCCGCTTTTTAACTCATGACGGGGGCTGTGGTGGAACCAGAGGAGATTCTGACACACTTTGTGCCTTGCTGGCTGGATATCTCAACCACCCAAATGTAGCGGGTGCTACAATTTTGAGTTTAGGGTGCCAACATGCCCAAGTAGCTATCCTTCAGGATCGATTGAACAACATTCAAAAGGGGGCTCAGAAACCATTGGTGATTTGCGAGCAACAGACCGAAGGAACTACAGATCAATTGCTTCAGAAAGCAGTCAATGAAACATTTAAAGGCTTGATCGAAGCCAACAAAATCGAGAGAACTCCTGCCCCTATTTCAAAATTGGTCATTGGATTAGAATGTGGCGGTTCAGATGGCTTTTCTGGAATATCTGCCAACCCTACCTTAGGACGTGTTTCAGATTTGGTGGTGGCTTCAGGAGGTTCGGCAATTTTATCAGAATTTCCGGAGTTATGTGGGGCTGAACAACCTATCATCGATCGATGTGTAAATCCTACTGTTGCAGAAAAATTCATCAGGTTAATGGATGAGTATGCCAATGCTGCCGAACGCGTCGGTAGCGGATTTGATATGAATCCAAGTCCAGGAAACATCAAAGATGGTTTGCTGACTGATGCCATCAAATCTTGTGGAGCCGCTAAAAAAGGTGGAACAGCACCAGTTTCTGATGTATTGGATTATACAGAATATGTCAAAGTTCCTGGTTTGAATCTATTATGTACACCAGGCAATGATGTTGAAAGTACTACTGGCTTGGCTGGAAGTGGAGCCAACATTATCCTATTCTCAACGGGTTTGGGAACCCCAACAGGAAATCCAGTTTGTCCAGTAATCAAAGTGGCCACCAATGATAAACTGACCGCTAGAATGCCGGATATCATTGATTTTAATACTGGTGGAATAATTTCTGGAGCGGAATCCATTGAAAGCTGTGGGGAGAAGCTGTTGGATTTGATTATTGAAGTAGCTTCAGGTAGGATCAAAACCAAAGCAGAACAAAAGAAAAACTACGATTTTATCCCCTGGAAAAGAGGGGTTTCTTTATAA
- a CDS encoding DUF1330 domain-containing protein, with protein MAAFVLVEVDIHDPEKYEEYKKLTPESVKEFGGKFVIRGNPIHVLEGKWNHDRFVMLEFKDKETAEKWYYSEKYTKARKIRENAASANFFIVET; from the coding sequence ATGGCGGCTTTTGTTTTAGTGGAAGTAGATATACACGATCCTGAAAAATATGAAGAGTATAAAAAATTGACCCCGGAATCAGTCAAAGAGTTTGGAGGGAAATTCGTGATAAGAGGTAATCCAATTCATGTATTAGAAGGTAAGTGGAACCATGACCGTTTTGTGATGTTGGAGTTTAAAGACAAGGAAACTGCAGAAAAATGGTACTATTCTGAGAAGTACACTAAAGCCAGAAAAATTAGAGAAAATGCTGCTTCAGCAAACTTTTTTATTGTAGAAACGTAA
- a CDS encoding TolC family protein, which yields MMRVILFTFLFSSCFFRAYSQATDTLNYESFLAWVIEYHPIATQAELQLLMGDMEVRSARGGFDPLVYGNLDKKSYSETLYYNKQEAGISIPTWAGIELNGSFERNNGKYLNPEYTVPSDGLFAAGASINLGQGLILDQRRATLRQAQIYQESTESQKQKLLNNLYLQATDMYWRWSLAQTNLEVLKEGVELAEVRYEAVKSSFKYGDLPAIDTVEAFSQVLNRQYKLQEAENTLFSVTQELNTYLWDEEGNPINLNEGIVPEPLETTNLGVLNVEELRTFVANHPELQLVDFELASLDVEKRLKAQQIIPVVKLKYNFLTENLNDFEGAGFFENNYKWGLSVYTPLLWRKSRGAVGLAKAKIYSKENSRDLKEIQLRTKLESEINNFSNLNRQIATYQQNVINLETLLQGEMRRFEIGESSLFLVNAREVSVFNSILTLNELISKRKIAYAKTRYAAGLGFEL from the coding sequence ATGATGAGAGTTATACTTTTCACCTTCCTTTTCAGTAGTTGTTTTTTCCGTGCTTATTCGCAAGCCACGGATACTTTAAACTATGAGTCCTTTTTAGCCTGGGTAATTGAATACCATCCAATAGCTACTCAGGCTGAACTTCAATTACTCATGGGTGATATGGAGGTCAGGTCAGCTAGAGGAGGATTTGATCCATTGGTATATGGAAATTTAGATAAGAAGTCATACAGTGAAACTTTATACTACAATAAGCAAGAAGCTGGAATCAGTATTCCCACTTGGGCTGGAATTGAATTAAATGGTTCTTTTGAAAGGAACAATGGGAAATATTTAAACCCTGAGTATACTGTGCCTTCTGATGGGTTATTTGCGGCAGGGGCTTCCATAAATCTGGGTCAGGGTTTAATTTTGGATCAAAGAAGGGCTACGTTAAGACAAGCTCAGATTTACCAGGAATCCACAGAGTCCCAAAAGCAAAAATTACTCAATAACCTTTACCTTCAAGCGACTGACATGTATTGGAGGTGGTCTTTGGCTCAAACTAACCTAGAAGTTTTAAAGGAAGGCGTCGAACTTGCTGAAGTTCGATATGAAGCAGTAAAATCAAGTTTTAAATATGGTGACCTGCCAGCAATTGATACCGTAGAAGCATTTTCTCAAGTTCTGAATAGGCAATATAAATTGCAGGAAGCAGAAAACACGTTGTTTTCTGTTACCCAAGAGTTAAACACCTATTTATGGGATGAGGAAGGCAATCCTATCAATTTAAATGAAGGGATTGTACCTGAACCTTTGGAAACAACTAATCTAGGAGTGTTGAATGTAGAAGAGCTCAGGACCTTTGTAGCCAATCACCCTGAACTGCAATTAGTAGACTTTGAACTAGCCAGTTTGGATGTAGAAAAAAGGTTAAAAGCTCAACAGATTATTCCTGTGGTCAAATTGAAATATAATTTTCTTACCGAAAATCTAAATGATTTTGAAGGAGCGGGCTTTTTTGAAAATAATTATAAATGGGGACTTTCCGTTTATACGCCTTTACTTTGGAGAAAGTCTAGAGGAGCGGTGGGTTTGGCAAAGGCAAAGATTTATTCAAAGGAAAACTCTAGGGATTTAAAAGAAATCCAGCTGAGAACCAAACTAGAAAGTGAAATAAATAATTTTTCTAATTTGAACCGGCAAATCGCGACTTATCAGCAAAATGTAATCAATTTGGAAACCTTACTTCAAGGAGAAATGAGACGTTTTGAAATAGGGGAGAGTAGTTTATTTTTAGTGAATGCCAGAGAAGTATCTGTGTTTAATTCTATTTTGACCTTAAATGAATTGATCAGTAAAAGAAAAATAGCCTATGCGAAAACAAGATACGCAGCTGGCTTGGGATTTGAATTATAA
- a CDS encoding HlyD family secretion protein: MLNISSSKIKDRIPFSGAKSLIMTLPEKQSQKRIRLLAWLIAVVFISLFLPWTQSIRSKGYVTALRPEQRAQTIHSIIAGRIEKWYVTEGAFVSRGDTILRISEIKDEYFDSLLLPRTQMQVDAKTLSAEAYKEKVGALQAQLQALQENNVLKIQQAENKLKMAELKVQSDSIKFQQAKVNFDIGKKQLDRAEQLYAEGLRSLTDLESRRLKFQDVQAKLLSVENDYLISQNEMISAKIELNTIDNEFRDKIAKTRSEIYTAMSSQYDAEATTTKLENQYSNYEARTGFRYILAPQNGYLAKAIQVGIGETIKEGDQILNIIPSDAELAVEMYVQPVDLPLIKVGNKVRFIFDGWPAIVFSGWPRISNGTFGGVVVAMDQYAGTNNQYRVLVAQDPEEEPWPEMLRIGSGADGIALLNDVPVWYELWRQLNGFPADYYTRDEKEAVASEGKKK; the protein is encoded by the coding sequence ATGCTGAATATTTCCAGCAGTAAAATCAAAGATCGGATTCCTTTTAGCGGTGCTAAAAGTTTGATTATGACTTTACCAGAAAAGCAAAGTCAAAAGAGAATACGCTTACTAGCGTGGTTGATTGCTGTCGTATTTATATCTCTATTTCTTCCCTGGACTCAAAGTATTCGATCCAAAGGATATGTTACCGCTTTAAGACCAGAACAGAGAGCACAAACCATCCATTCCATCATTGCAGGTAGAATTGAAAAGTGGTATGTGACGGAAGGGGCATTTGTAAGCAGGGGAGATACCATTCTGAGAATTTCTGAGATAAAAGACGAATATTTTGATTCCTTGCTTTTACCGAGAACTCAGATGCAAGTAGATGCAAAGACTCTTTCTGCAGAAGCTTATAAAGAAAAGGTTGGTGCTCTACAAGCTCAATTGCAAGCATTGCAAGAAAATAATGTGCTGAAAATTCAGCAAGCGGAGAATAAGCTCAAAATGGCGGAGTTGAAAGTTCAATCAGACAGTATCAAGTTCCAGCAAGCGAAAGTGAATTTTGATATTGGAAAGAAACAGTTGGATAGAGCAGAGCAATTGTATGCAGAGGGTTTGAGGTCTTTAACTGATTTGGAATCAAGACGATTGAAATTTCAAGACGTGCAAGCCAAATTACTTTCTGTAGAAAATGACTATTTAATTAGCCAAAATGAGATGATATCAGCTAAAATTGAGCTGAATACCATTGATAATGAGTTTAGAGATAAAATAGCAAAAACACGATCTGAGATTTACACGGCTATGTCCTCACAATATGATGCGGAGGCTACTACTACAAAATTAGAGAACCAATATTCTAATTATGAGGCAAGAACTGGGTTTCGATATATTCTAGCTCCTCAGAATGGTTACCTGGCGAAGGCAATTCAAGTCGGAATAGGTGAAACAATAAAAGAAGGGGATCAAATTTTAAACATTATTCCCTCTGATGCTGAATTAGCTGTAGAAATGTATGTACAGCCTGTAGACTTGCCATTGATTAAAGTAGGAAATAAGGTTCGATTTATTTTCGATGGTTGGCCTGCTATTGTATTTTCAGGTTGGCCTAGAATCTCTAATGGTACTTTTGGAGGCGTAGTAGTAGCAATGGACCAATATGCCGGAACAAATAATCAATACAGAGTTTTGGTAGCTCAGGATCCTGAAGAAGAACCTTGGCCAGAAATGTTAAGAATAGGGTCTGGTGCCGATGGAATTGCTCTACTCAATGATGTGCCAGTCTGGTATGAACTCTGGAGGCAATTAAATGGATTCCCTGCTGATTATTATACAAGAGACGAAAAAGAAGCAGTAGCTTCAGAAGGAAAGAAGAAATGA
- a CDS encoding peptidase domain-containing ABC transporter translates to MNSTGSMTPLKRFFSLLQEEKNQVYGIYFYAILNGIVALSLPLGIQAILNFILGGRITTSWILLVIVVAIGVAFGGFLQISQLQITEKLQQRIFSKSGLSLAYRLPRVKTEVLHGEYGPEIVNRFFDTVNLQKGISKLLVDFTTAVLQMIFGLLLLSFYHPTFILFGVILLGILVLIFYFTSPKGMATALKESSYKYQTAFWLQEIGRTLNTFKLTGNTRLPILRADKLIQKYVDFRTKHFSVLILQYKIMIGFKVLIIASLLVAGSLLLINEQISIGQFVAAEVIIILVVNSVEKVILSLETVYDTLVAVEKLGVVMDLDLERSEGSDKLVVSKPEGLKFGMEHVVFQPYDAIKPIINDVSLTINPGKKIAITGRSGSGKSALLALLNGLYEEYQGTVMINDLSMDMIQLDKFRAMIGDCLQFGELFHGTIKENILVGRDVDPTQFEEIIELVGLKEYIYQLPDDLNTELLPEGRGLSRSVAQSILIARSLVGSPKAIIMENALRYVNPEIKPRIVDYLMSGSWTLLMVTEDPYILQKLDEIIILDSGKILKQGSYEDYIQYTRNN, encoded by the coding sequence ATGAATAGCACAGGATCTATGACTCCCCTGAAGAGATTTTTTAGTCTTCTTCAAGAAGAAAAGAATCAGGTCTACGGGATCTACTTTTACGCCATTTTGAATGGTATAGTGGCTTTATCACTTCCTTTAGGAATTCAAGCTATTTTGAATTTCATATTAGGAGGAAGGATCACCACTTCATGGATACTATTGGTAATTGTGGTAGCCATTGGAGTTGCTTTCGGCGGATTTTTACAAATCTCTCAACTACAAATAACGGAAAAACTTCAACAGCGAATTTTTTCCAAATCAGGACTTTCTTTGGCCTACAGGCTACCAAGGGTAAAGACTGAAGTGCTTCATGGAGAATATGGCCCTGAAATAGTCAATCGTTTTTTTGATACAGTAAACCTACAGAAGGGGATTTCAAAATTGTTGGTTGACTTTACGACGGCGGTATTGCAAATGATATTTGGACTCTTACTATTGTCTTTTTATCATCCCACCTTCATTCTTTTTGGTGTCATTTTATTAGGGATTCTTGTATTGATTTTCTATTTCACCAGTCCCAAAGGTATGGCTACAGCACTGAAGGAATCTTCCTATAAATATCAAACTGCCTTCTGGCTTCAAGAAATAGGAAGAACACTCAACACCTTTAAATTAACTGGTAATACAAGACTCCCAATTTTGAGAGCAGACAAGCTGATTCAAAAGTATGTGGATTTTAGAACCAAGCATTTTTCGGTGTTGATACTTCAATACAAAATCATGATTGGCTTCAAAGTGCTCATAATTGCCAGTTTATTGGTGGCTGGGAGTCTTTTATTGATCAATGAACAAATAAGTATCGGTCAATTTGTTGCAGCTGAAGTCATCATCATCTTAGTTGTCAATTCTGTAGAAAAAGTGATTCTTTCTCTTGAGACAGTTTATGACACCCTTGTAGCTGTAGAAAAGCTGGGTGTCGTGATGGATTTGGATTTAGAACGTAGTGAAGGATCGGATAAACTGGTAGTATCCAAACCAGAAGGTTTGAAGTTTGGGATGGAACATGTGGTATTTCAACCTTATGATGCCATAAAGCCCATTATTAATGATGTTTCTTTGACCATTAACCCTGGGAAGAAAATCGCAATCACTGGTAGAAGTGGAAGTGGAAAAAGTGCGCTATTAGCTTTGCTGAATGGTTTGTACGAAGAATATCAAGGAACGGTAATGATTAATGACCTTTCTATGGATATGATTCAATTGGATAAATTCAGGGCAATGATTGGTGATTGCCTTCAATTTGGAGAATTGTTTCATGGGACTATCAAAGAAAATATCTTGGTTGGAAGGGATGTAGATCCCACACAATTTGAAGAAATCATCGAATTGGTAGGTCTCAAAGAATACATCTATCAATTACCAGATGACCTGAACACCGAATTGCTACCTGAGGGAAGAGGACTATCAAGGTCTGTGGCCCAAAGTATTTTGATCGCAAGAAGTTTGGTAGGGAGTCCTAAGGCAATTATTATGGAAAATGCCCTTCGATATGTTAATCCTGAAATCAAACCAAGAATTGTAGATTATTTAATGTCAGGAAGTTGGACTTTATTAATGGTGACTGAGGATCCTTATATTTTACAGAAATTGGATGAGATAATTATTTTGGATTCCGGGAAAATCTTAAAACAGGGATCCTATGAAGATTATATACAATACACGAGAAATAATTAA
- a CDS encoding TetR/AcrR family transcriptional regulator, translating to MENILRKLKVEVNENLFVKDPYSSELGNAILQVGSKLMLELGMEDFTFKKLATEIGVSEPAIYRYFENKHNFLLYLTAWHWAWTEHNLVYVTANLKDPKERLEIAIKLLVEGPMFVENEFLNPIEIRKIVTNESLKGYLTKSVDSEHENGIYAQLYTLGDRIAQIIREINPAYKFPITLVNIVMEASLLQSFHAKHLPGMTESNLDKEGRFQFFHHLVAKTIIHE from the coding sequence ATGGAAAACATTTTACGAAAATTAAAAGTAGAGGTAAACGAAAATTTATTCGTGAAGGACCCCTATAGTTCGGAGTTAGGTAATGCCATTTTACAAGTAGGTTCCAAACTTATGCTAGAGCTGGGTATGGAGGATTTTACATTTAAAAAATTAGCTACAGAAATCGGGGTATCAGAACCCGCGATCTATCGGTACTTTGAAAACAAGCATAATTTTTTATTGTATTTGACCGCTTGGCATTGGGCATGGACCGAACATAATTTAGTTTATGTAACAGCCAACTTGAAGGATCCGAAAGAACGCCTAGAAATTGCGATTAAATTGTTGGTAGAGGGTCCTATGTTCGTAGAAAATGAATTTTTGAATCCTATTGAAATTCGAAAAATTGTTACAAACGAATCTCTCAAAGGGTATTTAACTAAAAGTGTGGATTCAGAACATGAAAATGGAATCTATGCTCAATTGTATACTCTAGGGGATCGAATCGCACAAATTATTAGAGAAATCAATCCTGCCTACAAATTTCCTATAACTTTGGTTAATATCGTTATGGAAGCTAGCCTCCTTCAATCTTTCCATGCAAAACATCTTCCAGGAATGACAGAATCAAATTTAGATAAAGAGGGAAGATTTCAATTCTTTCATCATTTGGTAGCAAAAACCATTATTCATGAATAG
- a CDS encoding BCCT family transporter, translated as MKKANHFFQFNIRFWVFWPSFILLILAVLFSILFPDFFITSIEQIQKVLLTNFSLGFSWVSFAMTIIVLITFFSPIGKVRIGGKHAQPRLPRLSWFAIVLCTTIAVGILFWGSAEPLSHFLFPPEFKNLNSKSVEAADFSLGALFFHWGFTPYAIYIVPALTFSVFFYQDRNKPSISLAAKPLLGSNLNKRMENIIDGISLFSLVTGMAGALGAGILSLSGGFLKLFPDWNMGVLSGVITLVILLTFVISSSTGIERGIKNLSLINLFFFILIAILFVLLGEGGKILSSIKIGFIEYGKNFLDLSLQWNGAGSTWTYDWSVFNFAMWMAWAPVTAVFLGKIAYGRTIREFLLFNWFLPALFCLIWMGVFGGTTLDLAILHPEFYQNLFQTSGPESIIYQVFEDLGYFKLFSYLFILAIFISYVTAADSSTDALASLSMKKISEDPFQSDTNLKIIWGTLIAFLAWIMILFSGIDGVRILSVIAGVPALFFLLIVTVSLLLLVIDPKKYLRD; from the coding sequence ATGAAGAAAGCGAACCATTTTTTTCAATTTAACATCCGTTTTTGGGTGTTTTGGCCTTCCTTCATATTACTGATCCTTGCAGTTTTATTCAGTATTCTTTTTCCTGATTTCTTCATTACCTCTATTGAACAGATTCAGAAAGTCTTATTGACTAATTTTAGTTTAGGATTTAGCTGGGTTTCCTTTGCTATGACGATTATCGTCCTAATTACCTTCTTTTCTCCCATTGGCAAAGTAAGAATTGGTGGAAAGCATGCACAGCCGAGATTACCTAGATTAAGTTGGTTTGCCATCGTTTTATGTACTACCATAGCTGTAGGGATTTTGTTTTGGGGAAGCGCTGAACCATTATCCCACTTTTTATTCCCTCCAGAATTTAAAAACCTGAACAGCAAGTCGGTTGAAGCAGCAGACTTTTCTCTTGGTGCATTATTCTTTCATTGGGGATTTACACCGTATGCCATATACATTGTCCCGGCCTTGACCTTTAGTGTATTCTTTTATCAGGATAGAAACAAACCCTCCATCAGTTTAGCTGCAAAGCCATTACTAGGGTCAAACCTAAACAAACGGATGGAAAATATCATTGATGGAATTAGCTTGTTTTCTTTGGTTACTGGAATGGCTGGAGCTTTAGGAGCAGGAATCTTAAGCTTATCCGGAGGGTTTCTCAAACTATTTCCTGATTGGAATATGGGGGTTTTGTCTGGGGTAATTACGCTGGTAATATTATTGACATTTGTAATCTCCTCTTCTACAGGGATTGAAAGAGGAATCAAAAACCTTTCCTTGATCAACCTGTTTTTCTTTATCTTAATTGCAATACTCTTTGTTTTACTCGGTGAAGGAGGAAAAATATTGAGTTCCATAAAAATCGGATTTATAGAATATGGCAAGAATTTTTTGGACTTGAGTCTTCAATGGAATGGAGCAGGATCTACTTGGACCTATGATTGGTCTGTTTTCAATTTTGCCATGTGGATGGCTTGGGCCCCAGTTACCGCTGTTTTTCTAGGTAAAATCGCGTATGGACGAACTATTAGAGAATTTTTACTCTTTAATTGGTTCCTTCCGGCTCTTTTTTGTTTGATATGGATGGGTGTTTTTGGAGGAACAACATTGGATTTGGCGATACTCCATCCTGAATTTTATCAAAACCTCTTTCAAACATCAGGTCCTGAATCTATTATATACCAGGTTTTTGAGGATCTGGGCTATTTTAAGCTGTTTTCCTACCTGTTTATTTTAGCTATTTTCATTTCTTACGTTACCGCAGCAGATTCCAGCACGGATGCTTTGGCCAGCTTAAGCATGAAAAAAATCAGTGAGGATCCATTCCAGTCTGACACCAACTTAAAAATCATTTGGGGCACATTGATCGCATTTCTTGCCTGGATCATGATTTTATTCTCAGGCATAGATGGTGTCAGGATCTTATCTGTTATCGCAGGTGTACCTGCACTTTTTTTCTTGTTGATCGTTACGGTAAGCCTTTTACTATTGGTGATAGATCCAAAAAAATACCTCCGGGATTAA
- a CDS encoding DUF983 domain-containing protein, whose translation MSNKSGFQAMLGAKCPQCRTGNIFPVSPFSFRKLSAIHHTCPHCQANLNPEPDFYYGAMYISYAFSVALVITALTAINVLVEEPELWMYLTTVVIGNLLLFPAMLRYSKVLYLYGMGKLKYKGD comes from the coding sequence ATGAGTAATAAAAGTGGTTTTCAGGCAATGCTTGGAGCAAAATGTCCTCAATGTAGAACTGGGAATATTTTTCCAGTTTCTCCATTTAGTTTCAGGAAGCTTTCCGCCATCCATCATACTTGCCCCCATTGTCAAGCTAATCTCAATCCAGAACCAGATTTCTACTACGGAGCAATGTATATCAGTTATGCATTTTCGGTAGCCTTGGTAATAACCGCACTTACAGCTATCAATGTACTTGTAGAGGAACCAGAATTATGGATGTATCTCACGACAGTGGTGATTGGGAACCTGTTACTATTTCCAGCGATGCTGCGCTATTCCAAAGTATTATACCTCTATGGTATGGGAAAATTAAAATACAAAGGAGATTAA
- a CDS encoding DUF4920 domain-containing protein — protein sequence MKIPVAIIAILAICVGFSCSSPSADRSELTPEDTVAGTYGAEVLENNITSAADMVEIVEKEGTFEGKIAGEITEVCSEKGCWLKMDLPNGNSMRVTFKNYEFFVPKNSQGFPMILEGVATLTETSVKTLQHYAKDAGKSEEEIAKITEPKLEISFEAVGVKIKDKA from the coding sequence ATGAAAATACCTGTTGCCATAATTGCCATTTTAGCCATATGTGTTGGATTTTCTTGTTCCTCACCATCAGCTGATCGATCTGAATTGACTCCAGAGGATACAGTAGCAGGAACCTATGGAGCAGAAGTATTGGAAAACAATATTACCAGTGCTGCTGATATGGTTGAAATTGTCGAAAAGGAAGGAACATTTGAAGGGAAAATCGCAGGAGAAATAACTGAAGTCTGTAGTGAAAAGGGCTGTTGGCTTAAAATGGATTTGCCAAATGGAAACAGTATGAGAGTAACCTTCAAGAATTATGAGTTTTTTGTTCCTAAAAATTCACAGGGATTTCCCATGATCTTGGAGGGAGTGGCAACACTTACAGAAACCAGTGTGAAGACTTTACAGCATTACGCAAAAGATGCAGGCAAGTCAGAAGAAGAAATAGCTAAAATAACTGAGCCAAAATTGGAGATTTCCTTTGAGGCTGTTGGGGTAAAAATTAAAGATAAAGCCTAA